The DNA region ATCACAATTACGATTCCCAAAGTCAGTCCCCGTGCGGTGGGTGCGCTAATTGCCCTCTATGAACGGGCCGTTGGGCTGTACGCCTCGCTGATTAATATCAATGCCTATCATCAACCGGGAGTTGAAGCCGGGAAGAAGGCCGCCGCTTCCGTACTGGAATTACAAAATCGAGTGGTAGACACCTTAGAAAAAGCGGGTCAATCCATGAGTCTGAGTGACCTGGCAGCCAAGGTGGGAGCCACGCAGCACATCGAAATTATGTATAAAATTCTGCGGCACTTGGAGGCCAATGATCGGGGCATTGTGCTGCAGGGCGATCGTAGCAAACCTTCCAGTCTGACTGTATCCCTAACTGCTTAAACTAATAACGGCTACCAGAAGCAAAAAAGTTAGAGTTAATCTGCATGACCATTCGTACCGTTTCCACAACCCCCTTTTCTGACCAGAAGCCCGGTACTTCTGGCCTGCGCAAGTCTGTCCCGGCCTTTCAAAAACCCCACTATTTGGAGAACTTTGTCCAATCCATTTACGACACGCTGAATCCTGCTGCCGGAAAGACGTTGGCTCTGGGAGGGGATGGCCGCTATTACAACCGTCCTGCTATCCAGATCATCCTGAAAATGGCGGCGGCGAATGGAATCGCCCGTGTCAAGGTGGGACAGCACGGGATCCTATCAACTCCGGCTACCTCCTGTGTGATTCGCAAATACCAGACCGATGGCGGGATCATCCTATCGGCCAGCCATAATCCCGGTGGCCCAGAAGGTGACTTTGGAGTCAAATTCAATACGGCGAACGGCGGCCCCGCTCCGGAGAAAGTCACGGAAGCTATTTTTGCTCGTAGTAAGGAAATTGATCAGTACAAAATCCTGGACGCTCCGGATGTGGATATTGACACCTTGGGCGAGTCCAAATTGGGCAGCATGACTGTGGAAGTGATCGATTCCGTGGCCGATTATCAGGCACTGATGAAATCATTGTTTGACTTCGATCGCATCCGGGAACTGCTTACCTCCGGCAAATTCCGGATGTGCATGGATTCGATGCATGCCGTGACTGGCCCCTATGCCCACGCTCTGTTTGAGAAGTGTCTGGGCGCACCTGCTGGGACAGTTATGAATGGCACTCCCCTGGAAGACTTTGGCGGTGGCCACCCCGATCCCAACTTAGTGTATGCCCACGATCTGGTGGAAATCCTGTTTGGCAGCAATGCTCCTGATTTTGGTGCCGCTTCCGATGGAGATGGCGATCGCAATATGATCCTGGGTCGCCACTTCTTTGTGACACCCAGCGATAGCCTCGCCATTCTCGCCGCCAATGCCACCCTGGTTCCTGGTTACAAAGACGGGATCGCTGGTATCGCTCGTTCCATGCCCACCAGTCAGGCAGCCGATCGGGTGGCCGAAAAATTGGGGGTGGCCTGTTATGAAACCCCCACAGGCTGGAAGTTCTTTGGCAATTTGCTGGATGCAGGCAAAGCTACCCTCTGTGGGGAGGAAAGCTTTGGCACGGGTTCCAATCATGTCCGGGAAAAAGATGGCCTGTGGGCGGTCCTCTTCTGGCTGAATATTCTGGCGGTGCGGCAACAGTCCGTGCAGGAGATTGTGCAGGAGCACTGGCAAACCTACGGACGCAACTATTACTCCCGCCATGATTACGAAGGTGTGGCCAGCGATCGTGCTCAAGAACTGGTCGATCGTCTACAATCCCTACTGCCGACCCTGAAAGGTAAATCCTACGGTTCCTATCAGGTGGAGTACAGCGATGACTTTGCCTATGAAGATCCGATCGATGGCAGCATTAGCCGCAATCAGGGAATTCGCATTGGCTTTACCGATGGTTCCCGGATTGTCCTGCGGCTCTCTGGCACAGGCACCCAGGGAGCAACCCTCCGCGTCTACTTCGAGAGTTTTGAACCCGACCCGCAAAAGCAACATCAAGATACCCAACAGGCGCTTGGCGAACTGATTGCGATCGCCGAAGACCTGGCTCACATTCGCCATTACACGGGCATGGATAAACCCACTGTAATTACTTAAGAACGGTAGGTGGGTGGATGGGTAGACGGGTAGGTGGGTATTCATGTACTCATCCACTCACCCACTCACCCACCCATTACCCTCCCCCACTCTCTCAACAAAGGAGTTCAATAATGACTGTTAAAGTTGGCATTAATGGCTTTGGCCGCATTGGACGATTGGTGGTTCGCATCGCGATGGATTATCCCGATGTGGAAATTGTCGGGATCAATGATCTGGTTCCCGCCGATAACCTGGCTTACCTGTTCAAATACGACTCTACCCACGGCCCCTTCAAAGGCACAGTAGAAGTTAAAGACAACAGTATTGTCATCAATGGTAAATCCATTCCTTGTTTAGCTGAAAAAGATCCCAGCCAGTTACCGTGGGGAGATCTGGGTGCTCATTACGTGGTTGAATCCACCGGGCGGTTTACGGACTACGCAGGTGCAGAGAACCACATCAAGGGGGGAGCCAAGCGGGTAATTATTTCTGCTCCCACGAAAGATCCTGACAAAGTTCGCACCTTTGTGATGGGCGTGAATGAGGAGCAGTACGATCCTGCCAAGGATGTGATTCTGTCTAATGCCAGTTGCACCACCAATTGTCTGGCTCCCGTTGCCAAGGTCTTACAGGATAACTTTGGACTGGCAGAAGGCTTAATGACTACGGTTCACGCGATGACTGCAACTCAGCCTACGGTAGACGGCCCCAGTAAAAAAGACTGGCGTGGTGGTCGGGGGGCATCCCAAAATATCATCCCCTCTTCTACCGGAGCCGCTAAAGCCGTTGCCCTGGTACTGCCTGCCCTGAAAGGAAAGTTGACTGGGATGGCCTTCCGGGTCGGGACTCCCGATGTCTCCGTGGTTGACCTCACCTTTAAGACGGAGAAATCTACCTCTTACAAAGACATCTGTGCGGCGATGAAAGCGGCAGCGGAAGGGGATCTCAAAGGCATTCTGGGTTACACCGAAGAAGAAGTGGTGTCGATGGATTTCCGTAGCGATCCCCGTTCCAGCATTTTTGATGCCAAGGCTGGCATTGAACTCAACTCTAACTTTTTCAAAGTCGTGTCCTGGTATGACAACGAATGGGGCTACTCTACCCGCGTGGTGGACATGATTGAGTACATGGCGAAAAAAGAAGGAATTTTGTAGTAGAGAAAGTCATTGGTCATTCATCCTTTGTCATTCGTCATTAGTTCTTTAACGCTAGTTCGGCAGACCTCTCCCTCCCAACCGCCCTCTCGGAACGGAACTGATTCTGTCCTTCTGACCCACATCTTCTGGAGAACCCTTCAATATGGCCAAAACCTTACTTGAGCAACTGCGTGAGATGACGATTATTGTGGCCGATACGGGTGACATTCAATCGATCGAAAAGTTCAAACCAAGAGATACGACCACCAACCCCTCTCTGATTACTGCAGCCGCTCAAATGCCGGAGTATCAAGAGATTGTGGATGATACCCTGTTGCAAGCCAAGCAAGATGCCGGATCAGGAGCGAGTACTCAGGACATACTGACCCTGGCCTTCGATCGCCTTGCCATCTCCTTTGGCAAAAAAATTCTGGCGATTGTGCCCCAACGGGTGTCTACCGAAGTGGATGCGCGGCTGTCTTATGACACAGAAGGGACGATCGCTAAAGCCCGCTACCTGATTTCGGAATATGAAAAAGCTGGCATTGATCGGGAACGGATTCTGATCAAAATTGCCTCCACCTGGGAAGGAATTAAAGCCGCTGAAGTGCTGGAGAAAGAAGGAATTCACTGTAATCTGACGTTGTTGTTTGGCATCCATCAAGCGATCGCCTGTGCGGAAGCCGGAGTCACTCTGATTTCTCCCTTTGTGGGGCGGATTCTCGACTGGTATGTGAAAGAAACTGGCAAGGAGTATTCCAGTGCCGAAGATCCCGGTGTGCAGTCTGTAACCAGCATCTACAACTACTACAAAAAATTTGGTTACAAAACAGAAGTGATGGGAGCTAGCTTCCGCAACATTGGCGAAATTACTGAGTTGGCCGGATGCGACCTGCTCACCATCTCTCCCAAACTGCTGGCCGAACTGGACTCGACAGAAGGGGACCTGCCGCGCAAACTGGATCCTGCCAAAGCCGCTTCCATGAATATCGACAAAATCCCAATGGATAAGGCCACGTTTGATCAGATGCACGCCGAAAATCGGATGGCATCCGAAAAGCTGGATGAAGGCATCAAAGGCTTCACCAAAGCGCTGGAAACTCTGGAACAACTGCTGGCCGCCCGACTGACCCGGTTGGAAGCAGGCCAAGATCTGAACCATGCAACGGCAGATATCTTCCATGCCTACGATCTGGATGGGGATGGCTTTATCACCCGTGAAGAATGGCTGGGTTCGGATGCGGTGTTTGATGCCCTGGATCATGACCACGATGGCAAGCTTTCCCCTCAGGATATTGGCACAGGTCTGGGGGCTGTCTTGCAACTGGCCCAGGTCTAGCTCAATCGGGATGTGGTAGAGATGCGATCTATCGTGTCTCTACTAAAATTTCCCCGCAGCATCATACTGCTCTCGGATGTAACCCGCTAGATTGCAACCATCATCCAAACTAACCTTTTTCAGTAACTACTCAGGCTGAGGCAAGGGTGATTGAGGGTTACCAGCAAACAGGTTGAACAGAGCATCCAAGACATTCAGCCCCTGCTTGCGCAAGGTCGCCAGGTAACCCCGGATGCGACAAAACTGTCTAGCCCCATCCTCAGAACGAAAACTACCCGAAATTTTCTGCTTCAGTTTCATCATGCGCAGATCCCGTTCGGCCTGATTGTTGTCAAACGGGAGACGGAAATCCTGCATAAAACTGAGCACCGACCCTTGATGCTGCTGGAGACGCTCCAGCAGGTTGCGTGGGGGAGAGCGTTTGGGTCGTCCGCGTTTCCTGGCTCTGGTCTTAACAGGCGCAGGGAGCGGATTTGCCGCAAATCCCTCCTTCAAGATGGCTTGATAACGAGCCTCAAAGGCAACCCAATCTGCCGAGGGTAAGGCGCTTTTACCCTCAGCCTTGAGGGTCTCAACCCAGTGGTAAATAGTCACCAACAGTAGGCTCATCTGAAAGGCCCACGCTTGACCATAGTGCTCTAGGATGAACTGCAACTCTCTGAGGTGATGGGCATTACATAGGACATGCTCACACTCATAACCCTGGTAGCTTTTCCAGCCATCATGGACAGCATGGCCCCTAAACTCCGGCAAAATCCCCATCTCATTCATCGCCGCCTGACCCCGTTTAGGATGCACAAAGTAGTAGGTCAACCCATCGGTTGCCGCCACATGCAGCCACCACAGACACTGATTGACCCGCAGCCCGGTTTCATCGAAGTGAACCACATCCGAGTCCTGGATGGCTCGCTGAATCGCTGACTCGATGGAGGTGAGGTCCTCAAAACACTGCTCTCGACTGGTGTAGAGAGTGCCTTCTGAGACCATCACCCCTACCAGATCTCTGAGGGTCTCACAGACTCGATTTGAGGGCAATAATTGCCCTTCCATCAGATACACCATCATTCCCTTGATGCGGGGACCGTACTGAACCACTGTGGCGGCCTCGGGTGGAAAACTCCCCTGGTTCACCTGGCCACAATGGGGGCAACTTTTCACTTCGACTTGATGCTCGCTTACCTTTAGCTCTATCGGCGGCAGGTCAAACACTTGACGCGCTAAAACCTCTTCCGCGGCTACTGTTGCTAATGAGCTGCCACACCCACGACACACTTCGACTCGGTGCCGCTCTACGACATCCGGTTCTCTCCGCCATTCGAGGGTTTGTCCCTGATGACCGGCTTGACCCCCGGATGACTTTTCACTTTTACGACGTAAGCTGTTGGTGCGTTTGCCAAACCCATCACTTGAGGGTGGTTTACTACTGTTGCGACTATCTTTGCTTAAACGCCCTTGCAGTTCTTTGACTTCGGCTTCCAGGCTGTTGAGGCGCTCCAGTAACTGGGTGACTAAACTCACGACGGCCACTTCTCCCTGGGCGTAGATAGACCGGATCTCGGCTTCACTCAGTTGCAGGAAACGCTTTGATTGGCTCATGCTAGGCCTCTGTGACCTGTGTCTGGATTACAATAGCTGACTTCCATGACAATTCTCAAAAAGTAGTGATTTTTTTAAGCCTGAGTAGTTACCTTTTTCAGAAAAACATATGCCTAGCTAAATAGAAGACATTATTGAAGATCCGCTTGTAACCCCCGATATGCGTGATCCTAAAACTCCGCCCAGCGTGAAGGTTCAATCTAAACCGCGTAAGCCTTATACCGATTGGGATCCGACTCACTTCAAAGTCGAGCTGGATCGGGTCGTTGAGCAAGTCCGCCAAGTCCGAGCGCGTCATGTCATCATGACAACTGTTCCCCATGTAACGATTGCTCCAGTCGCCCGGGGTGTGGCTAATAAGGTAAGACCGGGTTCAAGATATTTTCCCTTCTACACAAGACCTTGGATTAGTGACAACGATTTCAATGATAAAGACGATCCTAAGATTACTGAGCAACAAGCACGAGCCATTGACAGTGCAATTGATCAGTACAACTATGATATTGCTAAGGCTGTAGAAGCATCTCGGCAGGATGGATTAGATTGGTATCTTTTTGATGTCGCTGGATTATTGGATCGCTTAGCGGCGCGGCGTTACTTCGATGATTCACAGGCAAGACCGGATTGGTGGACACCGTATGAACTACCCGCAGCACTCCAAGCTTTATCGCCAGTGCCGGATGCACGATTCTTCAAATCAGATCTCTCAGGGCGGACAAATGGCGGATTGTTTTCTTTAGATGGAGTGCATCCAACAACAATCGGCTATGCTATTCTGGCGCAAGAGTTCGTTAACATCATGCAGCAGTATGCAGGTATCAAGTTTTTCTATGGAGATGGTAAAACTGAACGAACTCAGCCAGTCAGAGTAGATTTTCGTAATTGGATTGCCAAAGATACGCTGGTTTCCGACCCCCCGAAATCGCTTACAGGAGATCTGGAGACCATCGGTTGGATTGATGAGAAATTAGATGTCTTTAAGCGATTGCTACACATTGGAAACTGATTGGTTGGTGACGAACTAGAATGCACGGGCAATCACCCTGTTATCCCCAAGCCTGATGCAGCCAATTCTCTCAATCCGCGATCGCTGGCGGAACCCAGGATGAAATTGCGCTTGAACGTTCATGCCCTATTTGGGAAATTAACAGGGGCGATCGCTCCCTTTGCTCATAGTCACCCCGGTCATCCAGGGATCGCTATTTCATCCCCGCGTTTAGCACTTGCTCCGCCATTAGATTAAGGCCAGCAAAGTTGGGTGAGACAATCTGTTGCGTTCCGGTAAACAGAGATTCATGATACTGGTCGCCTGCCAGCGTTAGCACCAACACCACCGCTGCGATCGGATCAATAATCCAATATTCGGGAATTTGCCGAGCTGCATATTCCGCTCGCTTTTCGTTATAGTCACGGTCTCTCGCTTTGGGGTCAGTATCACTGCTCGAAACCACTTCCACCACTAGCATGGGTGCAGGCATTTCCGGCATTAGCAGACGGCTACCAGAGAGAATCGCAGCAGCGGATGCCTCCGTATGCACAATCAGGTCAGGCTGCCGTGCTGTGGCTTTCGTAGAACTAACGGCGATTTGGTGCCCGATCGCTAACCGATAGTAAGGTATCCCCGTACCCAGAAACACCGCAAACAGAAAACTGACAATGGTACTGTTAATCGGATATTCGGCACCCATTGCAACTAATACCCCATCCACCAGTTCATAGCGGGTATCAGTGCCATCGTCATAGGTCAAATATTCCTCCAGCGTTAATCGTTTTGGGGTGGCGATCGTCATGGGTGATCCGTCTCCTTATCCGGTTAACTTCATTCTAAATTTCAGAGAATTCCACTACTTGAGCAGACTTTGTTCACACGTATGAAAAATAAAGTGCAGTGCTCCCAAAATTGCGGGTAAATCATTCAAGCTATAGAGCAGTGTTTCGTAGATTTGTCCCGCTGTAGTGAGCTTGTAAAACTGCCACCCATCTCCGTTTGTCACAATCCCAAATACATCAATGTCATGCCCTAATTGGCGGTTTTGCCATTGACAAGCTTGCATTTCCACCAGGCATTGGGCTAGTCCCTGCTCAAAGTTATCTTTTTTCGCTTCGATAATGCAAACTAAAGGCGCTTCTAAATAAGCTTTGTTTTCAGCAACTAAGTAATCCACATTACCTGTCAGAGTGTCACTTTCCAGAGCAGCACCTTTCCAGATTTTGAGACGCTCAAATTCCAGGATCGCTTCTTCGCAAATAGCATCAATCAGCAACTTCTTAGATTCCTCATAGCTCCGCAGGTCAAAGACTCGTTGCAGCCGACTGAGGCGTTCCTGAAAAAAAGCACTGGGGACGATCGCTTCCGCCCGAATACTCCAGGGCTGAAGTTGCGTCACACCCAGTTGCTTGAAGGCTTTGGGCAGAGTGAAGCTGGAGAATTTTTGTTTCTTGAGGGGGTGAGCCGTTGGCATCGGCCTGCTGGGGTAGGGGTAATTGCCCTATGATACTGAATCCATGAATGCTTTTGTCCTCGTTAAGGATGAGGAAAGCTGAAGCCATAGAATGGATACGCAAGACCATCGATCCCCTTCTACGGCTTCTTTGTCAGTTTGTCAAAGATTTAGTGATGATGGTGATGCCCATCATGGTGGTGATGGTGGTGATGGCCGTTGTGATGGCTATGGGTATGAGCCAGACCAGGATCTACGGCCAGAGCTTGCTCAGACAGTAAGGCTTCAATCTGAGCATCGGCCCACTCTGATGCCATTTGTAAAAACTCAGGATGGTCGTTGACACACTCCATCTGCACGTAAGCGACGTGGGAGTGCTTACGGCGTAACCCTTCGATAATGTGCTCCACATCCAATAGGGTTTCATGATTCTCAGTGGCAAAGCCGATCGGCATAAAGACGATCGCCGTTGCACCCAACTCAATCAAGTTCTGGGCTGCCAGTTCGGCATTCGGCTGGGTCCATTCAATCAACGGCGTTTGGTGATTCAGCCAACCGACAGAAATTAAAGGATATTTGTGAATCAGGCGATCGCGCACCAGGTCGTATAACTTCTGACTTTCATCAATCCCGGAGGTGAAGCCTTTCGCCTTGTGAGGACAACCGTGGTTCATCAACACAATACCAATCTGGGATGGCAGATAGGCATTTGCCAGTTCAGTGTTGATTTTGTCTTCCACTAACCGAGCCATCAAATCAATGTAAGCGGATTGATTAAAGAAGGAGGGAATATAGCGTACGCCTTTAATCCAATGTTCGCCTGTGTCCGTCAGCTTCTCCAGGGCTTTGTTGACCTGCTCTACGGCAATGCCACTGGTAAAGATGGAATCCACCACTAACAGGGGATAGATCAGTAACTTGTCAAATCCTTCTTCTTTGATTTGAGTCAGCACCTGTTCGGGGAGAAACGGGGCACAGAAGTTAAAGGCTTTGAAAACCTTGACGCGATCGCCCCAGCACTGCTGCAAATGCTGTTCAATCCCCTGCCGCTGCCGCTCAAAAATCGCGTTATGAGGAGAAATAAAGTTGCCGTGCTGGTGCCCCCACTCATGCAGATCAAAGATCGCCAGTAATTTAGCCAGGGGAGGATACACCCAGGTGGGAACGGGAGCAAATTTAGCAGTGAGCAGGTTTAAGGCTTGCTCATTGTAATTGGCAAAGTCTTCGTAGCTTTCCACCTCGCCATAGCCCATCAACAGGACAGCTATTTTGTCATGAGAGGTAGATGCGTCAGTATGCTGGTGGATTTTTTCAGGAGTGGCAACCACGTTTACGTCCTCAACTGAATAATGCTTGAGATAAACCGTTTAGAGCATATTAAATGGACAGAAAAGCCGAGAATTTCAATGACTCCCTCAGCTTAACATCCCCTCCAGGGGGATAGGGAGAATTTTGTGATTGATAAACAATTCACTAAACAATTTACTGACTTCTGCATCCTCGCAGTCGCCACTCGCATCCCTCCCACGCCAGCCCCTTACTGAAACTTCCTATTCCCTATTCCCCATCTGGGAATCCTGTTGTTTGGGTGGTGGTAAGACAGGCAATTCAACTCTGAAAGAGGCAGGAGAAGTAGGAGATGGAGGAGGCTGGCTTGATTTGGGTTGAGTGGAGCGGGAGGTGCGGCGACGTAAGGGGATTGATTTTTGTCCCTGGTGGAACTGTCGTTTGTGCCAGGAGCCGATCCAGTCACTTAAGGAATGGCTCATGGCTCCTAACTCCAGGCCAATCATCAGGGCAAAGAGTTCAGGGCCATATTGAAGGAGCGATCGCCCACTTACCTCCAGCCCCAGTGTCCAGTACTGTTGCGCCCATTGTGTCCACTGAGCGATTTCTCCTGCGACCCCATAGGCGATCGCGCTGACCAGGGCAATTATCCCCACGGCTGCGGCAACCCAACTGCATAAGTAAATTACCCGCACGATCGTCCCAACGATCGGCCCGTGGGAGAGAAAGGAGCGATGCCGCATACTGCGACGGTAAGGTAACCAGATCCAGCGCAGGATGCCCCACCGCTTAAATTGTCGGGAGTAGGTGTCTAGATCTGGCCCAAACATCAGACCACTAAATAAGAAACCGCCAGAAATCATTAAGGTCAGGCTGGTGCTGCGGGTGCGCTCGAAGGTCAATCCTGCCACTAAAGGCAAGCTCCAGAGGGTAATACTGTCATGAGTTTGGCCGGAGGGCATGGTCAGGCAAGCTTGGTTAAGCGAAATTTTTGGCAAAAACTCTTGAAAGAATCCTAGCAGTAGCACAAGACTTCTGTTAGAATAACTTCTTGTGCCTGAGAGGGCGAAACGGGCGGTTAGCTCAGTTGGTAGAGCGCCTGCCTTACAAGCAGGATGTCACTGGTTCGAGTCCAGTACTGCCCATTGGATTGGATTACCACCCGTTGATTCCGACTCACGCGGATCCTACCTCATAAAGGTGGTAATTCAGCCTGATAAACGTTTACTTAGACTAACGGCGAAGACTATGGCGAAGCGCGTGCAATTGGTTCTCAATAAAGATGTGAGCAAGTTAGGTCGGGCTGGGGATGTGGTCGATGTCGCTCCCGGTTATGCCCGTAACTACTTGATTCCGCAAGGGTTGGCGGTGCATAGCACCCCCGGAATTTTGAAGCAGGTCGAGCGCCGTCGTGAATTAGAGCGGCAACGGTTGGCCGAACTGAAACAACAGGCAGAAGTCGTCAAGAAGGCGATCGAAGCCGTGAAGACGATCAGCATTGCCAAGCAGGTGGGTGAAAACGAGGCCATCTTTGGTACGGTGACCACTCAAGAAGTGGCAGATGCGATTCTGTCTGCCGCCAAGCAAGAGGTCGATCGGCGCAACATCACCCTGCCCGAAGTGCACAAATTAGGATCCTATGAGGCTGTAATCAAACTTCATCCTGAACTAACTGCCTCGATTGAAATTCAGGTTGTTCCTGCTTAAGCGCATTCCTATTTATCACTTAAACCATTGCTGGAGTCACCGAACAGGTGGCTCCTTATTTTTTGCGAAACTGGGACAAAATTAATGACCTTACAATGAGAGAAATGTCTGTTAGCATAGTACATAAGTATTAAAAGTGATCGAGTCGGCACAATTTGGTTTGTTCACTATTCTTAGCGTTTAGTATTCTAAATATACTTACTAAGACACTAAATGTAGTTGAGTAATGAGTAGCTCAACGCTATAGTAGGTGGACTGAACCCACGATCGATTCTGATCTCACCCTATTTCTCCTTTCACTGTTTCCTTCCAGTAGCGCACTATGGTCCAGGAACTGAATTTTCAGGCATACAGCGATCGTCTGCCGCCCCAAAATATTGATGCGGAAGAAGCCATTTTAGGAGGGATTCTCCTGGATCCGGAGGCAATCAGTCGGGTGGCCGATCTGGTGCGCCCGGAGGCATTCTACCTCACCGCTCACCAGGAAATTTACCGGACGATGCTGGCACTGCAGAATCAGGGTCTGCCCACTGACCTGATGAGCGTGATGACCTGGCTGCGCGATCGGGGTCTGCTGGATAAGGTGGGCGGACAGACCAAGCTGATTCAGTTGATCGATCGCACCGTCAGCGCTGTCAACATCGACCAGTACGCCCAACTGGTGATGGATAAGTATATGCGCCGCAAATTGATCCAGGTCGGGGGCGAGATTTCTCAACTGGGATACGATACGTCCAGAGATCTAGAACAAGTGCTGGATCTCTCTGAGCAGAAAATCTTTAATGTGACTCAGGATCGGCCTCAGCAGGGATTGGCGGCAACGGCGGATATTCTCACCCACACCTTCTCCGATATCGAGAGTCGATCGCTGGGCATGGTACTTCCTGGACTCTCCTGTGGCTACTATGACCTGGATGCTATGACTCAGGGCTTCCAGCGATCGGACTTGATTATTGTGGCAGGTCGCCCCTCAATGGGGAAAACCAGCTTCGTGATGAACATCGCCCGCAATATTGCGGCCTTCCACAAGCTCCCCGTGGCGATTTTCAGCCTGGAAATGTCGAAGGAGCAATTGGTACAACGGCTGCTGGCGAGTGAGGTGCGGATTGAAAGTGGTCGTTTACGCTCTGGCCGGGTCAGTCAGCAGGAATGGGAACCGCTGGGCCATGCGATCAGTGCC from Leptodesmis sichuanensis A121 includes:
- the rplI gene encoding 50S ribosomal protein L9 is translated as MAKRVQLVLNKDVSKLGRAGDVVDVAPGYARNYLIPQGLAVHSTPGILKQVERRRELERQRLAELKQQAEVVKKAIEAVKTISIAKQVGENEAIFGTVTTQEVADAILSAAKQEVDRRNITLPEVHKLGSYEAVIKLHPELTASIEIQVVPA
- the dnaB gene encoding replicative DNA helicase, which produces MVQELNFQAYSDRLPPQNIDAEEAILGGILLDPEAISRVADLVRPEAFYLTAHQEIYRTMLALQNQGLPTDLMSVMTWLRDRGLLDKVGGQTKLIQLIDRTVSAVNIDQYAQLVMDKYMRRKLIQVGGEISQLGYDTSRDLEQVLDLSEQKIFNVTQDRPQQGLAATADILTHTFSDIESRSLGMVLPGLSCGYYDLDAMTQGFQRSDLIIVAGRPSMGKTSFVMNIARNIAAFHKLPVAIFSLEMSKEQLVQRLLASEVRIESGRLRSGRVSQQEWEPLGHAISALSQLPIFIDDTPNISVNEMRSKSRRLQAEQGGALGLILLDYLQLMEGGGDNRVQELSKVTRSLKALARELSVPVIALSQLSRSVESRTNKRPMMSDLRESGAIEQDADLIMMLYREEYYIPDTPDRGIAEVIIAKHRNGPTGTVKLLFESQFTQFRNLAASNRL